The sequence GGATGGCAAAGGACAGGTGGGCAATGGCCTCTCTGATGGCAGCACCCTCCTGTGTGCCCTTCAGGATGGCCAGGGCTCGGCAGCGGcagtggctctgcagcagctttcGGTCCTCGTCCTGGAAGATGTCCAGGActggcaggaggcaggaggagtCTCCAATTCTGATCAGTCTCCTCAGCAGCTTAAGGATGGGagaggaaaaggcagcagagaaagAGTTGAGTGAGGTGTGAGGTGTGTGAGACCTTTGTGTCCTTCCCCAGCTTTCCCACCTCTCCCTGGGGTGTCAGCCAGCCCAAGACCACGAATTTCCCTGATTTATCTCCTCAGCTGGCCCCTCAGGTTGGAGGAAACAGGAATTCTTATCTTTCCTCAACACCACTGAAGCTGGGGAAATGATTCAGGGCAAAAACCTGGTGCTGCCTGCTTTGTTTTGGGCAGCATCTGCTCCACATTGGCAATGGagtgtttttataaatacagGATGATtgccccccccaaaaaaagaatGTTCCTAAGGAACACAAGGATTCCAGTGACCCTTTTGATTACAAAATCAAAACCAGTGAATTAATGGAAAATTAGGGAGGTGCTATTAGTTATTTTTAGTCTTGTTATTGGTAATCTGGGAAAAGCATGGATTAAAACCCACAAATTACTGTCCTCCTAAAAAAGAATCCTGTCTGACCTTTGCTATCTTTGCCTCAACaagcacttttaaaaaatttaatttccaatTAAAATGAATCAAAAGATGGTTTTTACAGTGCTCACCAGGGACTAAATATTCAGATCTGAACTGGAGAAGAACAAAGTTATCCTGATGTACCAGACACATCCCTTGAACTCATAACTCATAGATAAAAGTGATTGGCATCTGACAGGTAGGCGggctaaaaatattttgaagagaaATTTTCAGATATTCCATGCAGAACTTGCAGCAGAAGCTGAAGATGGAACTCCAACTTCCAAGAGGAGCACTCTAATAAAGCCACACCCTTCATTAACAGCCTTCCCAAAGGCAGCAAATTACAgcaaacttttatttttcataggcAGTAGTGAAGTGCTGGCAATGAAATCTTTCTCCTTACAGGTTAGCAGAATTTATGTGGCATTTAAAAAAGAATACAATAGTTCCCTCTGATGGCAGAGCCTGGGAATTGAGCTTTGTAATCCTGGCTAAGAGAACCAACTTGCTGGAATGGCTGTCAGGGTTTCCAACACAATTTATCAGCATTGGAGAAAGAAAACTGCAGACTGATACTGGAGCTCTGCATTTGTACTTTTCTTCTCCAATGCTTCATTAGGATAATTGGGGTGGTGGCACTTGTGCCTTCTTTTCTCTAAGGGAACATTCCCAATCCCATAATGTTGTCCCCAGGGACAGGATGCTCTGCCTGGTTAAAGAGCTGAGAAATGCCATTAAAAACCACTTGAGGAATGAGCTGGGTTTAACTGGGCCCCGTGTGGCCTTTTTGGACACAAATTcatgtgattctatgattttatggcAATATCAGCCCTGTATTTACACCTTCAAAGTTCTGCTAGAAGTTCTGCACGTGGGCTCCAAGTTCCACTGTGTCACAGTTGCTATTCAGGGAGTTCCTAACAGCAAAGTTTAGTTATAAAGAGGACATGCACCCAAACCACTGAACACAGGGATTGATCTGTAATTTCACGGTGGTCTGGGAAAAATATGGCAAATCAGCTGTTGAGGAGGGAATGACCCTGAAGATGAGGTTTTCCAGGTGCTCCTTACCTGGTTGCCATCATACACAAAGCCTCTcttgagctgcagcagggccagcctggcCAGCACCGGAGCCCTCTGGGGGTTTCTGGAGAGGGCCAGGGCCAGCATCTTGTGGGCTTCTTCCCCACGGCCCATCTGGTACAGGGCATCAGCACACAGGACCTGGGAAGCCTCGTCAGAGCTGTCCAGCTCCACCAAGAGAGAAGCCAGCTGGAAAACCCCAGGGGCATctctggagggggaaaaaaagccaataaaacaaaacaccttCAAGGTTAGGAATGTGCACAGccctgtttgctttttctggaAGGAAACTGAGCTGCCTCCTGGGTACCTCTTCTTCTGGAGCATCATCTGTCCTTCCTCCTGGAGGACCTTCAGCAGCAATCCCCTCTGGTTCCATGGCACGTAGGACTTGATGGTGAAGACGGTTTCGTCCAGCTTTAACTGGCAAGCCGTGATATAATCCAGGGCTGTCAAATAATTGCTGCCACCAGAAATGCGGATCAGCCCACGCCCACACAGGGCTTTGATGCAGCTGTTGGGATGTGGGGAATCGTGCTCGATGACCCTCTGGAAgtcctgcagggctctgtggtGCTCCTGGGCGTGGAGGGAGCAGAAGCCCCGCAGTGCCAGCAGGGTGTTGTGGTAagtgttctgctctgctgccagcagctgctcacacatGTCCAGGGCGGCCCCggggtgtccctgcaggaggtGACAGTCTGCCAGCCGGACTCTGAGCTCCCGGCTGGACCCTGGGCAgatgtgcaggagcagctggattGTCTGGAtgacaggaggcagcagctcagtgccacaAGTGCCCCTGAGCTCGGCCCGGGCACACACAGCCTCCCTGTAGGCTGCAAACCTCCcctccagggcagccctggcctGCTCCCCGATCTTCTCAGCATCACAGGGTGAGAAAAGCTCTTCAAAGCGTTTCGTTGCCCAGGCAGGCTCTGCCGCAAAGGCTGCTGCTAAATCCTGCATCATTTCCTGCGTGCGTCCTCCCAGGAAGAAATACCCAGCAGCTCGttccaggagcagagccagaacGTCCTCACCTCCGAGATCCTCCGCCGAGAAGCCCTCAATGGCCTTGGTGCAAACAGCCACGCACTCCTGAAACTCCCCTGTTTTTCGGAGGTGGGCTGCCCGTGCCCTGCACACCCAGGCGTGCCCCGGTGCCACGGCAGCCAGGAAGCTGCAGCAGTCCCCCAGCCACTGCTGCGAGGACCTGCAGCCTGGCTTTCCCTCCTGGCACGTGGAGAGGTGACGGGAGAAAGcctggagcacctggggcaGGTGCTCCCTTTGCCTGCTGCGCACGTAGGCCACTGCCTCGGTCGGGTTCTGCACAAAGGCTTGGACATAATCCAGgactccctgcccagcccgtgtccCTGCCAGCACCCGCGCCAGCgcccgcagcagcagcagctccacggCAGCCCTCGGCTCGGCCTCCAGCAGCAGATCGCATTTGTTCACCACCTCCTCCCAGCACCCTCGCCGGAGCAGGGCCTCCAGCTCGTGCACAGAGGCCACCACGTTGTCTGGGGTGAGGCTGGAGAGGAAAACGGCAGCTATTCCCACGCTGAGGGACACCGCGGCCAGGTTCTTGCTCTGGATCTCGGGGATCGGCGCCTTGCCTCCGCACCAGGTCTCCAAGGTGGCCACCACCCGCTCCTGGAGCTCACAGCCCATGGAGGTCACCCTCTGCACTGCCGTgggggcacagcagctgaaggcagccAGGTAAAACGCCGTGGCTGctggaaattcctgctgggagaGGCGCTCGTCGCCTTCCCCGCAGAGCAGGGCGGCGAGCTCCTGCAGTGACATCGCCTCTGCTCGGGCCCGCAGCCAGCGCCCTCACGGCTGGGACATGGCCCGGGGCTGccaaaagaaatagaaatgggGAGCAGGGTCtgagcagaaaaggagaaatgaggggctgtggagcaGAGTTTgagcagaaaatgagaaatgaggggctgtggagcaGGGTCTgagcagaaaatgagaaatgaggggctgtggagcaGGGTCTGAGCAGAAGATCAGAAATGTGGGGCTGTGGAGCAGGGTCTGAGCAGAAGATCAGAAATGTGCGGCTGTGGAGCAGGGtttgagaagaaaatgagaaatgtgGGGCTGTGGAGCAGGGTCTGAgcagaaaatcagaaatgtgGGGCTGTGGAGCAGGGTTTGAgcagaaaatcagaaatgtgGGGCAGAACTTGAGCAGAAATTCAGAAGTGTGGGGCTGTGGAGCAGGGTTtgagcagaaaagcagaaatgtggGGCTGTGAAGCACGGTTTgagcagaaaatgagaaatgtgGGCTTGTAGAGCAGAATTTgagcagaaaatgagaaatgtgGGGCTGTGGAGCAGGGTCTgagcagaaaatgagaaatgaggggctgtggaacaGGGTCTGAgcagaaaatcagaaatgtgGGGCAGAACTTGAGCAGAAATTCAGAAGTGTGGGGCTGTGGAGCAGAGTTTgagcagaaaatgagaaatgaggggctgtggagcaGGGTCtgagcagaaaagcagaaatgtggGGCTGTGAAGCAGGGTTTgagcagaaaatgagaaatgtgGGCTTGTAGAGCAGAATTTGAGCAGAAAATGAGAAGTGTGGGGTTGTGGAGCAGGGTTTgagcagaaaatgagaaatgtgGGGCTGTGAAGCAAAATTTTAGCAGAAAATCAGCAGTGAGGGATTATGGAGGTGAGTTTTAGCAAAAAATCAGCAGTGAGGGGCCGTGGAGGAGAATTAGAGGAGGAAAGTCAGGCACGAAGGTCTGTGGAGCAGAATTTTAGCAGGAAATCAGCAGTGAGGGGCTGTGGAGCAGAGGTTTGATAGAAAATCAGTAGTGCTGGGCTGTGGAGCAGGATTCTAGCAGAAAATCAgccatgaggggctgtggagcaaagttttaattgaaaataatcAATGAGGGGCTGTGAAGCAGAGTTTTAGCAGAAAAACTGCAACGAGGTGCTGTGAAGCTGAATTTTGACAGAAAATAATCAGTGAGGGCTGTGGAGCACAGGTTTGAGAGAAAATCAGCAATGGGGGACCACGGAGCAGAATTTTAGCAGAAAATCAGCCAGAGGGGCTCTGAACACAAGATTTTCTGCTTGGAGGGAGCAGCTTTACAAATGCCAGATGCCCAGGCACTGTGAAAAGTCAGGGTTTGGTCACTGCCAGGTTTTTGGGGGAGTAAAGCCACGAGGAGAAACATCACAGAGGTAGGGAAGCTCCCACCCCCTTGGTCAGtgctccctgcccatggaatgagGCTGGGACAACCATTTGATAAATCTTTAACCATCAATGCCACCGCTGGTGGAGGACACGGAGGAGACAGAGACACACCTTGATGCTTCACCCACCCCTTACCTTTTCTCTTGGCCTGGAGGAAGGAGGACAAAATCGGTTCTTTTCCAGGCAGAGGAAAGGATGAGGCTCCTTCATCCCGGCCCTGCAGATACCTGAGAGGGGACGGGCTGGGGCGGACGGGAGGGatggaggaaaggaaggagagaaggagggagggagagcagggcaggagcgcTGGGTTGCCTGGAGACCGCAAACactgcccggcggggcgggcacgGCCACGGGAACCGTGCCTGCGCTTCTCTCTCCTCATCCCGAAGGACCGGGAGGGATGCTCAGGGCATGGCCAGGGCAAGGATCCCCCTCATCGGAGAGAAATGATCCCACTCACCTCGGGGAAAGAATCTCCACTGCTTTGGGGAAAGGATCTTCCTCACCTTCGGGAAAGGATCCCCATCACTTTGGGGAAAGGATCCTCATCACCCTGGGAAAGGATCCCCATCACCTTTGGGAAAGGATCCTCCTCTCCTTGGGGAAAAGATCCTCCTCACCTTTGGGAAAGGATCCTTATCGCTTTGGGGATAGGATCCTCATCACCTTGGGGATAGGATCCCCATCACTCTGGGGAAAGGATCCCCATCACTCTGGGGAAAGGATCCCCATCACCTTTGGGGAAAGGATCCCCATCACTTTTGGGGAAAGGATCC comes from Lonchura striata isolate bLonStr1 chromosome 24, bLonStr1.mat, whole genome shotgun sequence and encodes:
- the TTC34 gene encoding tetratricopeptide repeat protein 34, with the protein product MSLQELAALLCGEGDERLSQQEFPAATAFYLAAFSCCAPTAVQRVTSMGCELQERVVATLETWCGGKAPIPEIQSKNLAAVSLSVGIAAVFLSSLTPDNVVASECVAVCTKAIEGFSAEDLGGEDVLALLLERAAGYFFLGGRTQEMMQDLAAAFAAEPAWATKRFEELFSPCDAEKIGEQARAALEGRFAAYREAVCARAELRGTCGTELLPPVIQTIQLLLHICPGSSRELRVRLADCHLLQGHPGAALDMCEQLLAAEQNTYHNTLLALRGFCSLHAQEHHRALQDFQRVIEHDSPHPNSCIKALCGRGLIRISGGSNYLTALDYITACQLKLDETVFTIKSYVPWNQRGLLLKVLQEEGQMMLQKKRDAPGVFQLASLLVELDSSDEASQVLCADALYQMGRGEEAHKMLALALSRNPQRAPVLARLALLQLKRGFVYDGNQLLRRLIRIGDSSCLLPVLDIFQDEDRKLLQSHCRCRALAILKGTQEGAAIREAIAHLSFAILAAGGYAEDCLLIRARCYGRLGQMKTAIFDFNAVLKEDPRNVQALSGRGLVHLTLRQQKEAVQDLISALKVEAGAVIPEILSLKPEAQGLVTGWLLQHGRATLSDLMATKNLPGEETLGDLLTMAKALTKICRAAQHHIFYTDVLMANGKHQEALKHLQEAFGHCPAEDFARARLAVLQLQSRNVAGAAAPLSALARRDEKDLAFLLNFVDTKKQQHLAQAAAQEGKVLEKGRDHLQALGYLSLAVLASGDSPRHLRRRAACLMRLQKYEKALKDMEKVLQRHGCNSPKTQAGDHCCQGFLLLALAREEAAVQHYMQALQLDEPLALGTITDCPGRESLTKTFHKIGQYNFEKQRYEEAWKITDYGLKIEKSSELQKLKARLKREASSCSIH